The DNA sequence AGACACTGGCCCATCCGACGCCACCTTCAAGAAAAGCGCAGCGCAGTTGCGGGAACCGACGCGTGACTCCACCAAAGAAGAGCGCTTTACAGAGCGCTTCGCCGGACGCGGCGAAGTGGCCGATGTGGTTATACATGAAGTTGGAGATTGAGGTGCGGCTTCCCCAGCCAACTCCGATCGAATGGAAGGTCGGCGCGACTTTCAGTTCGATACATTTCTTCCACACTGGATCATAGTCATACTCACTGTCCATGCAAAATGTATCGAGCCAAAACGTATACCGTCGCAGCTCAGGGGGGACCTCAGCAGCGGCTTTGATGGGACGGCGCACGTGGGCAGCGAGGAGCGGCACCTTCATGCCAAGGACGCCGATGGCATATTCCAACTCTTCGATCGCTTCTTGCGGTGTGTGCATAGGAATGACCGCAACTGGGCTCATGCGATCGCTACACTCGCGAAACATGTCAGATTGATACTTGTTGTAAGCGCGGCACGCGACCCGACGTAATTCATCGTCACTCATGTGGAGTGCAGCCATTCCCATACTGGGATACATGATGGAGAAGTCGAGGCCGGTTTCGTCCATGCGTTCACGCATGAGTTTGGGTAACGAACTTGACGCCCGATCGAGCGTGTTCTTGGTAGGATGGACCCACCAGTGTGCCCGCGGCATGCGACGATCGCGACGTTCTTGCCAGGTCATGTTGTACCACTGGAAAAAGAAAGGAACGTCTGGGGCTTTTTTGAAGCGTGCGGAAAAATCACTGCCACCGACCTCACGCATATAATCGAACCAGATCGGCTCAAATTCGGCGATGTGTCC is a window from the Deltaproteobacteria bacterium genome containing:
- a CDS encoding amidohydrolase; protein product: MAFKNSQPSKSTAIRSHLSHPIIDSDGHIAEFEPIWFDYMREVGGSDFSARFKKAPDVPFFFQWYNMTWQERRDRRMPRAHWWVHPTKNTLDRASSSLPKLMRERMDETGLDFSIMYPSMGMAALHMSDDELRRVACRAYNKYQSDMFRECSDRMSPVAVIPMHTPQEAIEELEYAIGVLGMKVPLLAAHVRRPIKAAAEVPPELRRYTFWLDTFCMDSEYDYDPVWKKCIELKVAPTFHSIGVGWGSRTSISNFMYNHIGHFAASGEALCKALFFGGVTRRFPQLRCAFLEGGVGWASVLYNDLVGHWEKHNVNFLEHFDPANLDEKLMYDLFAQYGGPRFAEKLANKGDRSHLLWGAYEEKKENHLDEFAPCRIERKEDVRDLFVPHFYFGCEGDDRITASAFDTKHHAMGVRLNAIYGSDLGHWDLPDMREAAAEAYEAVEKGLMNDEDFRRFVFVNPVQFVTSANPHFFKGTVVEQAVATLLSETPR